One segment of Haemophilus influenzae DNA contains the following:
- the thrC gene encoding threonine synthase has product MNLYNIKHPEEQVTFSQAVRQGLGRDQGLFFPEVIPQLNNINELLELPLVERSQKILGALIDGELPQATLDAMVKNAFTFTAPLEKVENNIYALELFHGPTLAFKDFGGRFMAQALAAVRGDGKITILTATSGDTGAAVAHAFYGLENINVVILYPKGKISPLQEKLFCTLGGNIRTVAINADFDACQALVKQAFDDVELRQTIGLNSANSINISRLLAQVCYYFEAVAQLPKEKRDNVVVSVPSGNFGNLTAGLIAKTLGLPIKRFIASTNANDTVPRYLKSGNWQPKTTVATLSNAMDVSRPNNWPRVEELFKRNDWNLTDLGSDMLSDSETEDTLKAMQAKGYLCEPHGAIAYQVLKDQLKAGETGIFLCTAHPAKFKESVERILGIQLSLPEALDKHNQLPLLSDEMDNDFAQLRAYLLKS; this is encoded by the coding sequence ATGAATTTATACAATATCAAACACCCAGAAGAACAAGTCACTTTTTCTCAGGCTGTTCGTCAAGGTCTTGGGCGGGATCAAGGTTTATTCTTTCCAGAAGTTATTCCTCAACTTAATAACATTAATGAATTACTTGAATTACCTCTTGTTGAGCGTAGTCAAAAAATTCTAGGTGCATTAATTGATGGCGAGTTACCACAAGCAACGTTAGATGCAATGGTAAAAAATGCGTTTACTTTTACCGCGCCATTGGAAAAAGTGGAAAATAATATTTATGCACTTGAATTATTTCATGGCCCAACGCTAGCATTTAAAGATTTTGGTGGGCGTTTTATGGCTCAGGCACTTGCAGCAGTTCGTGGTGATGGCAAAATCACTATTTTAACGGCAACGTCTGGCGATACTGGAGCCGCTGTAGCACATGCGTTTTATGGATTAGAAAATATTAATGTGGTTATCCTTTATCCAAAAGGCAAAATCAGCCCATTGCAAGAAAAGCTATTCTGTACTTTAGGTGGGAATATTCGTACTGTTGCTATTAACGCTGATTTCGATGCGTGTCAGGCTTTAGTTAAGCAAGCCTTTGATGATGTTGAATTACGCCAAACTATAGGGCTCAATTCCGCAAATTCTATTAATATTAGCCGTTTGTTAGCTCAAGTTTGTTATTACTTTGAGGCCGTCGCACAATTACCAAAAGAAAAACGTGATAATGTTGTGGTTTCTGTGCCAAGTGGTAATTTTGGTAACTTAACTGCAGGGTTAATTGCAAAAACCTTAGGCTTGCCGATAAAACGCTTTATCGCCTCAACAAACGCAAATGATACTGTGCCACGTTATTTGAAATCGGGCAATTGGCAGCCTAAAACGACAGTGGCAACCCTTTCTAATGCAATGGATGTCAGTCGCCCAAATAACTGGCCGAGAGTGGAAGAATTGTTTAAACGAAATGATTGGAATTTAACTGATTTAGGTTCGGATATGCTAAGTGATAGTGAAACAGAAGATACCTTAAAAGCGATGCAGGCGAAAGGTTATTTATGTGAACCTCACGGTGCGATAGCTTACCAAGTGCTGAAAGATCAACTTAAAGCGGGTGAAACAGGAATCTTCCTATGTACAGCACATCCAGCGAAATTTAAAGAATCCGTAGAACGTATTCTTGGTATTCAGCTTTCATTACCTGAAGCACTGGATAAACATAATCAGCTACCATTGCTTTCTGATGAAATGGATAATGATTTTGCACAACTACGGGCTTACTTATTGAAGTCATAA
- a CDS encoding YggS family pyridoxal phosphate-dependent enzyme, with product MNIQHNLNLIQQKIEMACEEAKRNQNTVKLLAVSKTKPISAILSAYQAGQIAFGENYVQEGVEKIQYFESQGINLEWHFIGPLQSNKTRLVAEHFDWMQTLDRAKIADRLNEQRPTNKARLNVLIQINISDEESKSGLQPEEMLTLAKHIENLPHLCLRGLMAIPAPTDKIAEQEAIFRKMSDLFEQLKQALPNQQIDTLSMGMTDDMPSAIKCGSTMVRIGTAIFGARNYSTSQNK from the coding sequence ATGAATATCCAGCATAATCTCAACCTAATTCAGCAAAAAATTGAAATGGCTTGCGAAGAAGCTAAACGCAATCAAAATACCGTAAAATTACTTGCCGTATCTAAGACCAAACCTATTTCCGCGATTCTTTCGGCTTATCAAGCTGGGCAAATAGCCTTTGGGGAAAATTATGTGCAAGAAGGTGTAGAAAAGATCCAATATTTTGAATCTCAAGGTATTAACCTTGAATGGCATTTTATTGGTCCATTACAATCGAATAAAACCCGTCTTGTTGCAGAACATTTTGATTGGATGCAAACACTTGATCGAGCAAAAATTGCAGATCGTTTAAATGAACAACGACCGACCAACAAGGCTCGATTGAATGTATTAATTCAGATTAATATCAGCGATGAAGAAAGTAAATCAGGCCTCCAACCTGAAGAAATGCTAACACTGGCAAAACACATCGAAAATTTACCGCACTTATGCCTACGTGGCTTAATGGCAATACCCGCACCAACTGATAAAATCGCGGAACAAGAAGCCATTTTCAGAAAAATGTCAGATCTATTTGAACAACTTAAACAAGCCTTACCAAATCAACAAATAGATACGCTTTCTATGGGAATGACCGATGATATGCCGAGCGCAATAAAATGCGGTTCTACAATGGTACGCATTGGCACTGCGATTTTTGGTGCGAGAAATTATTCAACATCACAAAATAAATAA
- a CDS encoding methionine biosynthesis PLP-dependent protein, producing MTQQYAIDTLLAQAGNRSDERTGAVSAPIFLSTAYGHYGIGESTGFDYTRTKNPTRTVLEETIAKLENGDRGFAFSSGMAAIQVLMTLFTAPDEWIVSSDVYGGTYRLLDFSYKNNNSVKPVYVNTASASEIESAINPNTKAIFIETPSNPLMEECDVVEIAKLAKKYNLMLIVDNTFLTPVLSRPLDLGADVVIHSGTKYIAGHNDVLVGLIVAKGQELCDRIAYIQNGAGAVLSPFDSWLTIRGMKTLSLRMKRHQENAQAIAEFLKAQPQVESVLYPNKGGMLSFRLQDEAWVNTFLKSIKLITFAESLGGTESFITYPATQTHMDIPESERVARGITNTLLRFSVGIEDVEDIKADLLQAFANLK from the coding sequence ATGACACAACAATATGCTATCGATACTTTATTAGCTCAAGCAGGCAATCGCAGTGATGAGCGTACGGGCGCGGTTTCTGCACCAATTTTTCTTTCTACGGCTTATGGTCATTATGGTATCGGTGAAAGTACGGGATTTGATTACACACGTACCAAAAACCCAACTCGTACAGTATTAGAAGAAACGATAGCTAAATTAGAAAATGGAGATCGTGGTTTTGCGTTTTCTTCTGGGATGGCGGCAATTCAAGTTTTGATGACGCTTTTCACTGCACCAGATGAATGGATTGTTTCTAGCGATGTGTATGGTGGTACTTATCGACTATTAGATTTTTCTTATAAAAATAACAATAGTGTAAAACCTGTTTATGTTAATACAGCATCTGCTTCAGAAATTGAATCTGCCATTAACCCAAATACGAAAGCGATTTTTATTGAAACCCCATCAAATCCTTTAATGGAAGAATGTGATGTAGTTGAAATTGCAAAACTTGCGAAAAAATATAATTTGATGTTGATCGTGGATAATACGTTTTTAACGCCTGTGCTTTCTCGCCCATTAGATTTAGGCGCTGATGTGGTGATTCACAGCGGGACTAAATATATTGCTGGTCATAATGATGTACTTGTCGGGTTGATTGTTGCAAAAGGGCAAGAACTTTGTGATCGCATTGCTTATATTCAAAATGGTGCGGGTGCAGTACTTTCTCCGTTTGATTCTTGGCTGACTATTCGTGGTATGAAGACACTTTCTTTGCGTATGAAACGCCATCAAGAAAATGCACAAGCCATTGCGGAATTTTTAAAAGCTCAACCACAAGTGGAATCAGTGCTTTATCCGAATAAAGGTGGGATGCTGTCTTTCCGTTTGCAAGATGAAGCTTGGGTTAATACATTCTTAAAATCCATCAAATTGATTACTTTTGCAGAAAGTCTAGGCGGCACAGAAAGTTTTATTACTTATCCTGCCACTCAAACCCATATGGATATTCCAGAATCCGAGCGTGTAGCTCGTGGGATTACTAATACCTTGCTGCGTTTTTCAGTCGGTATTGAAGATGTAGAAGATATTAAAGCGGATTTATTACAGGCTTTTGCAAACTTAAAATAA
- the thrA gene encoding bifunctional aspartate kinase/homoserine dehydrogenase I — MRVLKFGGTSLANPERFSQAAKLIEQAHLEEQAAGVLSAPAKITNHLVALSEKAALNQPTDTHFNEAIEIFYNIINGLHTENNQFDLNGIKALIDAEFAQIKELLEEIRQAGKVEDAVKATIDCRGEKLSIAMMKAWFEARGYSVHIVDPVKQLLAKGGYLESSVEIEESTKRVDAASIEKDKVVLMAGFTAGNEKGELVLLGRNGSDYSAACLAACLGASVCEIWTDVDGVYTCDPRLVPDARLLPTLSYREAMELSYFGAKVIHPRTIGPLLPQNIPCVIKNTGNPSAPGSIIDGNVKSEGLQVKGITNLDNLAMFNVSGPGMQGMVGMASRVFSAMSGAGISVILITQSSSEYSISFCVPVKSAEVAKTVLETEFANELNEHQLEAIEVIKDLSIISVVGDGMKQAKGIAARFFSALAQANISIVAIAQGSSERSISAVVPQNKAIEAVKATHQALFNNKKVVDMFLVGVGGVGGELIEQVKSQKEYLAKKNVEIRVCAIANSNRMLLDENGLNLEDWKTDLENATQPSDFDVLLSFIKLHHVVNPVFVDCTSAESVAGLYARALKEGFHVVTPNKKANTRELAYYNELRQNAQASHHKFLYETNVGAGLPVIENLQNLLAAGDELEYFEGILSGSLSFIFGKLEEGLSLSEVTALAREKGFTEPDPRDDLSGQDVARKLLILAREAGIELELSDVEVEGVLPKGFSEGKSADEFMAMLPQLDEEFKARVSTAKAEGKVLRYVGKIREGKCKVSIVAVDQNNPLYKVKDGENALAFYTRYYQPIPLLLRGYGAGNAVTAAGIFADILRTLQH, encoded by the coding sequence ATGCGCGTACTTAAATTTGGCGGCACTTCGCTTGCAAATCCAGAACGTTTTTCCCAAGCGGCGAAATTGATCGAGCAAGCTCATTTAGAAGAGCAGGCTGCTGGTGTTTTATCAGCACCAGCCAAAATAACTAATCATCTCGTCGCCCTTTCTGAAAAAGCTGCATTAAATCAACCAACCGATACACATTTCAACGAAGCAATCGAAATTTTCTATAATATCATCAATGGCTTGCATACCGAAAATAATCAATTCGACTTAAATGGCATCAAGGCGCTTATTGATGCTGAATTTGCTCAAATCAAAGAATTATTAGAAGAAATTCGTCAGGCAGGAAAAGTAGAAGATGCAGTTAAAGCGACGATTGATTGCCGTGGTGAAAAACTTTCTATCGCAATGATGAAAGCTTGGTTTGAAGCGCGTGGCTATAGTGTACATATTGTGGATCCTGTCAAACAATTATTGGCAAAAGGCGGTTATCTTGAGTCTTCTGTTGAAATTGAAGAATCAACAAAACGTGTTGATGCAGCAAGTATCGAAAAAGATAAAGTGGTGTTGATGGCAGGTTTTACTGCGGGTAATGAAAAAGGTGAGTTGGTGCTGCTCGGTCGTAATGGCTCAGACTATTCTGCAGCCTGTTTAGCCGCTTGTTTAGGTGCAAGCGTATGCGAAATTTGGACCGATGTGGATGGCGTTTATACTTGCGATCCGCGTTTAGTGCCTGATGCCCGTTTATTACCAACCCTTTCTTATCGTGAAGCAATGGAACTTTCTTATTTCGGCGCGAAAGTCATTCATCCTCGTACGATTGGCCCATTGTTGCCACAAAATATTCCTTGTGTCATTAAAAATACAGGAAATCCTTCTGCACCAGGTTCTATTATTGATGGCAATGTGAAATCAGAAGGTTTACAAGTCAAAGGTATCACTAACTTAGACAATTTGGCGATGTTTAATGTATCAGGCCCTGGTATGCAAGGCATGGTAGGTATGGCATCTCGTGTATTTTCAGCTATGTCAGGCGCAGGCATTTCAGTTATTTTAATTACTCAGTCTTCATCTGAATATAGTATTAGTTTCTGCGTGCCAGTGAAATCTGCAGAAGTAGCGAAAACTGTGTTAGAAACTGAGTTTGCTAATGAATTAAATGAGCATCAATTAGAAGCAATTGAAGTGATTAAAGATTTATCCATTATTTCTGTTGTGGGCGATGGAATGAAACAAGCGAAGGGCATTGCTGCTCGTTTCTTCTCTGCGTTAGCACAGGCAAATATTAGCATTGTAGCGATTGCACAGGGTTCTAGTGAACGTTCAATTTCTGCAGTTGTGCCACAAAATAAAGCGATCGAAGCCGTAAAAGCTACCCATCAGGCACTTTTCAATAATAAAAAAGTCGTGGATATGTTTTTAGTGGGCGTTGGTGGAGTAGGCGGAGAATTAATAGAGCAGGTAAAGAGCCAAAAGGAGTATTTAGCAAAGAAGAATGTTGAAATTCGTGTCTGCGCTATAGCAAATTCTAATCGTATGTTGCTTGATGAAAATGGATTAAATTTAGAGGATTGGAAAACCGATTTAGAAAATGCGACTCAGCCATCAGATTTTGATGTATTGCTTTCTTTCATTAAATTACATCATGTGGTAAACCCTGTATTTGTAGATTGTACTTCGGCGGAGTCTGTTGCAGGGCTTTATGCTCGTGCGTTAAAAGAAGGTTTCCATGTGGTTACACCAAATAAAAAAGCGAATACACGAGAATTAGCATATTACAATGAATTACGTCAAAATGCTCAAGCAAGCCACCATAAGTTTTTGTATGAAACCAATGTGGGCGCAGGTTTACCAGTTATTGAAAATCTTCAAAACTTACTTGCCGCAGGCGATGAACTTGAATATTTTGAAGGTATTTTATCTGGCTCGCTTTCCTTTATTTTTGGTAAATTAGAAGAGGGACTTTCTCTTTCAGAAGTCACCGCACTTGCGCGAGAAAAAGGCTTTACTGAGCCAGATCCCCGTGATGACCTTTCAGGACAAGATGTAGCGCGTAAATTATTAATTCTGGCTCGTGAAGCAGGAATTGAACTTGAACTTTCCGATGTTGAAGTTGAAGGTGTATTGCCGAAAGGCTTTTCTGAAGGAAAATCTGCAGATGAATTTATGGCAATGTTGCCGCAGCTTGATGAAGAGTTTAAAGCTCGTGTTTCCACCGCTAAAGCTGAAGGCAAAGTATTGCGTTATGTTGGAAAAATTCGTGAAGGTAAATGTAAAGTATCTATTGTTGCAGTGGATCAGAATAACCCACTTTACAAAGTAAAAGATGGCGAAAATGCTTTGGCATTTTATACTCGTTATTACCAACCTATCCCACTTTTATTACGTGGTTATGGCGCAGGCAATGCAGTTACTGCGGCAGGTATCTTTGCAGATATTTTAAGAACATTACAACATTAA
- the thrB gene encoding homoserine kinase — translation MLRIYAPASSANISVGFDTLGAAISPIDGSLLGDVVQIESISSGFELESAGYFVRKLPKEPQKNIVYQAYVLFTEQLKLCGANVKPLRLTLEKNMPIGSGLGSSACSIVAALVALNQFHNEPFSKMELLEMMGELEGRISGSIHYDNVAPCYLGGVQFMVQSLGNICQKLPFFDNWYWVLAYPGIEVSTAEARAILPKSYTRQDVIAHGRHLGGFVHACHTHQENLAAIMMKDVIAEPYRESLLPNFVEVKQATRDLGALATGISGSGPTIFSIAPDLQTAIKLSTYLENHYLQNNEGFVHVCKVDNEGTREIK, via the coding sequence ATGTTAAGAATTTATGCTCCAGCATCTAGCGCAAATATTAGTGTAGGATTCGATACTTTAGGTGCTGCGATCTCTCCAATTGATGGTTCTTTGTTAGGCGATGTGGTTCAAATAGAATCTATTTCAAGTGGTTTTGAGTTAGAAAGTGCGGGCTATTTTGTTCGTAAATTACCGAAAGAACCGCAAAAAAATATTGTTTACCAAGCTTATGTGCTATTTACTGAGCAATTAAAATTATGCGGAGCAAATGTAAAACCTTTGCGTTTAACGCTGGAAAAAAATATGCCTATTGGCTCTGGTTTAGGCTCTAGTGCTTGTTCTATTGTTGCTGCATTAGTGGCATTAAATCAGTTTCATAATGAACCTTTTTCGAAAATGGAATTGCTTGAAATGATGGGAGAATTGGAAGGTCGTATTTCTGGTTCAATCCATTATGATAACGTCGCACCTTGCTATCTTGGCGGTGTGCAATTTATGGTGCAATCGTTAGGCAATATTTGTCAAAAGCTTCCATTTTTTGATAATTGGTATTGGGTGTTGGCGTATCCAGGAATTGAAGTTTCTACTGCCGAAGCTCGTGCAATTTTACCGAAAAGCTATACTCGACAAGACGTGATTGCCCATGGTCGTCATTTAGGTGGCTTTGTGCATGCTTGCCATACCCATCAGGAAAACCTTGCGGCGATTATGATGAAAGATGTCATTGCCGAGCCTTATCGTGAATCTCTGTTACCTAATTTTGTTGAAGTAAAACAAGCTACGCGAGACTTAGGCGCACTTGCCACAGGTATTTCAGGCTCTGGACCAACAATTTTCTCTATTGCCCCTGATTTACAAACTGCAATTAAACTTTCAACTTATTTAGAGAATCATTATTTACAAAATAATGAAGGTTTTGTGCATGTATGTAAGGTCGATAACGAAGGCACAAGAGAAATTAAATAA
- a CDS encoding GntP family permease, which translates to MTTVSAIGALVALIVAIFLILKKVSPAYGMLVGALVGGLIGGADLSQTVSLMIGGAQGITTAVMRILAAGVLAGVLIESGAANSIAETITNKLGETRALLALALATMILTAVGVFVDVAVITVSPIALALARRSDLSKAAILLAMIGGGKAGNIMSPNPNAIAAADTFHLPLTSVIMAGIIPALFGLILTYFLAKRLINKGSKVTDKEVIVLETQNLPSFLTALVAPLVAILLLALRPLFDIKVDPLIALPLGGLIGALCMGKLRNINSYAINGLSKMTPVAIMLLGTGALAGIIANSGLKEVLIQGLEHSGLPSYILAPISGALMSLATASTTAGTAVASNVFSSTLLELGISSLAGAAMIHAGATVFDHMPHGSFFHATGGSVNMDIKERLKLIPYESAVGLMMTIVATLIFGVFKF; encoded by the coding sequence ATGACAACAGTCTCAGCAATAGGTGCGTTGGTGGCGTTAATCGTTGCTATCTTCCTCATTTTGAAAAAAGTCTCACCAGCTTATGGTATGTTGGTGGGAGCTTTGGTTGGAGGCTTAATTGGCGGTGCGGATTTATCGCAAACAGTGAGCCTAATGATCGGTGGCGCTCAGGGTATTACTACTGCGGTTATGCGTATCTTAGCTGCTGGTGTGTTGGCAGGTGTGTTGATTGAATCGGGTGCAGCAAATTCCATCGCGGAAACCATTACTAATAAATTGGGTGAAACTCGAGCTTTACTCGCCTTGGCACTGGCGACGATGATTTTAACTGCGGTAGGTGTGTTCGTGGATGTAGCAGTGATTACTGTTTCACCAATTGCTTTAGCGTTAGCGCGTCGCAGCGATTTATCGAAAGCTGCAATTTTGCTCGCCATGATTGGCGGTGGTAAAGCTGGTAATATTATGTCGCCAAACCCAAATGCCATTGCGGCAGCAGATACTTTTCATTTGCCACTCACTTCCGTGATAATGGCTGGTATAATTCCTGCGCTATTTGGTTTGATTCTCACCTACTTCTTAGCAAAACGCTTAATCAACAAAGGTTCTAAAGTAACTGACAAAGAGGTAATCGTGCTTGAAACGCAAAATTTACCTTCATTTCTGACCGCACTTGTCGCACCTTTAGTGGCAATTTTGCTATTGGCACTTCGTCCATTGTTTGATATTAAAGTTGATCCATTAATTGCATTGCCGTTAGGTGGTTTGATTGGTGCGCTTTGTATGGGCAAACTTCGCAATATAAATAGTTATGCTATCAATGGATTGAGTAAAATGACACCCGTGGCAATTATGTTACTTGGTACAGGTGCGCTTGCTGGCATCATTGCTAATTCTGGTTTAAAAGAAGTATTGATTCAAGGTTTGGAACATTCAGGTTTGCCATCATATATTCTTGCACCAATTTCAGGGGCGTTGATGTCTTTAGCGACAGCTTCTACCACTGCAGGTACTGCGGTGGCATCCAATGTGTTCAGTAGTACCTTGTTAGAACTTGGTATTAGCAGTCTTGCTGGTGCAGCAATGATTCACGCAGGGGCGACCGTATTTGATCATATGCCACATGGTTCTTTCTTCCATGCCACAGGCGGTAGTGTGAATATGGATATCAAAGAACGTTTAAAACTTATTCCTTATGAAAGTGCGGTCGGTTTGATGATGACCATCGTTGCTACCTTAATTTTTGGCGTATTTAAATTCTAG
- a CDS encoding 2-hydroxyacid dehydrogenase — protein MKIAIYSTKSYDRKYIELINAKYNFDLEFFDFMLNESTARLAEHCEVVCIFVNDNGSRKVLEKLAALGVKIVALRCAGFNNVDLKAAQELGIQVVRVPAYSPEAVAEHTIGLMMTLNRRIHRAYQRTREANFSLEGLIGFNMHGRTVGVIGTGKIGIAVMGILKGFGMNILAYDPFKNPVVEDFGGQYVELDELYAKSHVITLHCPATPENYHLLNREAFAKMKDGVMIVNTSRGSLIDTQAAIDALKQRKIGALGMDVYENERDLFFEDKSNEVIQDDIFRRLSSCHNVLLTGHQAFLTEEALTNIADVILSNVYKLKLGKVCENIVLPS, from the coding sequence ATGAAAATTGCAATCTATAGCACTAAAAGCTATGACAGAAAATATATTGAGCTCATTAACGCGAAATATAATTTCGATTTAGAATTTTTTGATTTTATGTTGAACGAGAGTACTGCACGTTTGGCAGAGCATTGCGAAGTAGTATGCATTTTCGTGAATGATAATGGTAGTAGAAAAGTATTAGAAAAATTAGCCGCACTTGGTGTGAAAATCGTGGCTTTGCGCTGTGCGGGTTTCAATAATGTTGATTTAAAAGCCGCTCAAGAATTGGGCATTCAAGTTGTACGCGTTCCCGCTTATTCGCCTGAAGCAGTGGCAGAGCATACCATCGGTTTGATGATGACACTGAACCGTCGAATTCATCGTGCTTATCAGCGTACCCGAGAAGCGAATTTCTCTCTTGAGGGGTTAATTGGTTTCAATATGCACGGACGCACGGTCGGCGTGATCGGGACAGGAAAAATCGGGATCGCAGTGATGGGCATTTTGAAAGGTTTTGGCATGAATATCTTGGCGTACGATCCTTTCAAAAATCCAGTGGTGGAAGACTTTGGTGGACAATATGTTGAATTGGATGAGCTTTATGCTAAATCTCATGTGATTACGCTCCATTGCCCAGCAACGCCAGAAAACTATCATTTATTAAATCGCGAGGCTTTTGCAAAAATGAAAGATGGCGTGATGATAGTTAATACTAGTCGTGGCTCTTTGATTGATACTCAAGCTGCAATTGATGCGTTAAAACAGCGTAAAATCGGGGCGTTAGGTATGGACGTTTATGAGAATGAACGAGATTTGTTCTTTGAAGATAAGTCTAACGAAGTGATTCAAGATGATATTTTCCGCCGTTTATCTTCTTGCCATAATGTGTTGCTAACAGGTCACCAAGCGTTTTTAACCGAAGAGGCACTAACGAATATTGCGGATGTGATTTTATCAAATGTTTATAAATTGAAATTGGGCAAAGTGTGTGAA
- a CDS encoding glycerate kinase gives MKFVIAPDSFKESLTALEVATAIETGFKRVFPDADYVKLPMADGGEGTVQSLVDATQGKLIECEVTAPLGDKVKSFFGLSGDGKTAIIEMAAASGLHLVPPEKRNPLLTTSYGTGELIKLALDLGVESFILGIGGSATNDGGVGMLQALGMQCLDSQDKPIGFGGAELANIVKIDVQQLDPRLQQVHIEVACDVNNPLCGECGASTIFGPQKGATSEMVKQLDAALSHFAEIAERDCGKQIRDQAGAGAAGGMGGGLLLLPSVQLKAGIQIVLDRLRLIDYVKDADVVITGEGRIDAQSIMGKTPIGVARTAKQFNKPVIAIAGCLREDYDVVFDHGIDAVFPIIHQLGDLSDILKQGEQNLISSAQNVARVLAFKFH, from the coding sequence ATGAAATTTGTGATTGCACCTGATTCTTTTAAAGAAAGTTTGACCGCACTTGAAGTAGCTACTGCCATTGAAACAGGCTTCAAACGCGTATTCCCTGATGCGGACTATGTAAAATTGCCAATGGCAGATGGGGGCGAAGGTACAGTTCAATCTCTTGTGGATGCCACGCAAGGCAAGCTTATTGAATGTGAAGTCACCGCGCCTTTGGGCGACAAAGTGAAAAGTTTCTTCGGTTTATCGGGAGATGGAAAAACTGCGATTATCGAAATGGCTGCAGCTTCTGGTTTACATCTTGTTCCGCCTGAAAAACGCAATCCCTTGCTTACCACCAGTTACGGCACAGGGGAGTTGATTAAACTGGCATTAGATTTAGGTGTGGAGAGTTTCATTCTTGGCATTGGCGGTAGTGCAACCAACGATGGTGGTGTAGGAATGTTGCAAGCACTAGGGATGCAATGTTTAGATTCGCAAGATAAGCCTATCGGTTTTGGTGGAGCAGAGCTAGCAAATATTGTGAAGATTGACGTTCAACAATTAGATCCACGTTTGCAACAAGTTCACATTGAAGTAGCGTGCGATGTGAATAATCCGCTCTGTGGTGAATGTGGCGCATCTACCATTTTTGGACCACAAAAAGGTGCAACGTCTGAAATGGTGAAACAACTTGATGCTGCACTTTCGCATTTTGCTGAAATTGCCGAACGCGATTGCGGTAAACAAATTCGTGATCAGGCTGGCGCAGGTGCTGCTGGTGGTATGGGTGGTGGATTGCTATTATTACCAAGTGTACAACTGAAAGCAGGTATACAAATTGTGTTAGACCGGTTACGTTTAATCGACTATGTAAAAGATGCTGATGTGGTGATTACGGGTGAAGGGCGAATAGATGCACAAAGTATTATGGGTAAAACGCCAATTGGTGTGGCGCGTACGGCAAAACAGTTCAATAAGCCAGTGATCGCCATCGCAGGGTGTTTGCGTGAAGATTATGATGTGGTGTTTGATCACGGTATTGATGCGGTGTTTCCTATTATTCACCAACTTGGCGATTTATCGGATATTCTCAAACAAGGCGAACAAAATTTAATTTCTTCCGCTCAAAATGTGGCGAGAGTACTGGCATTTAAATTTCATTAA